The Chloroflexota bacterium genome contains the following window.
CGCCCGATGCCGTGTCCAACGTACTCCCGAACGACGCCATACCCGCGGACCTCGGCGTACTTTTGCACCGCCTCGCCGATGTCGCCGAGGCGAGCGCCAGCCCTAACCTGCGCGATGGCCTCATTCAACGACTCGCGCGTTACCTCAATGAGCTGTAGCGCCTCCCCGGAGACTTCACCCACGGGCAGCGTCACCGCTGCGTCGCCGTGCATTCCGTCGACGATGGCGCCGACGTCGCACTTTACCAGGTCGCCTTCCTTCAGCACTCGCTTCCCCGGAATGCCGTGGACGATTTCCTCGTTCACCGACGTGCAGATCGTCGCCGGGAAGCCCAAGTAGCCCAAGAACGCCGGCTTGGCATCATGCCGTTGCAGCTCCTGCACGGCTACGTCGTCAAGGTCTTGCGTTGTCATCCCTGGCTCTACGGCGCGCGTGATAGCGGCGATCATCCTCGCCACCACTTGGCCCGCTTCCCGCATCGCCTCGAGCTCACGGGGCGACTTGATGGACGGACGCCGTGCCGCTTCCGGTGATTCCACAGGCTCACCTCTCCCGAAAGGCGCAAAATACCATTCTACCGATTTGGCGCGAATTTTGCACCTGCGGCGTTCCCGCCGCTAGGCCTCCAGCGCCTGCAGCACGTCTGTCGTCACAGCGTCGACGTCCTGCAAACCATTTACCTCGACAAGTTTGCCCCTGCCCTTGTAGTAATCGATCAGCGGGTAAGTCTGGGCGGAGAACACCTGCAGGCGGTTGCGAACCGCCTCCGGCATGTCGTCTTCCCGCTGGTAGAGTTCGCCGCCGCAAGACTCGCAGGCTGTGCCCACGGCCTCGGCGGTGTACGGTCGTGAGCAACCGCGGCAGATGTAGCGATTGCTCAGCCGCCGCACCAACTCGTCTTCGGGTACCACTACATGCAACACCTTGTCGATACCCTTGCCTCCCAGCGCTTCGTCCAACGCCTCCGCCTGCGGAGCTGTGCGCGGGAAACCGTCGAGCACTACGCCTGGACCCTCTGTTTCCTCCGACAGCTTGTCCAATACCATGCGGATTACCAGGTCGTCGGGCACCAAGTCGCCCCGGTCCATGTACGACTGCGCCAGTTGCCCCAACTCCGTCTTCTGCTGACGGTGTGTGCGCAGCAGATCGCCTGAGGACACGTGAGCCAGTCCCTTCTTGTCTGTCAGGATATCTGCCTGCGTGCCCTTTCCTGCGCCCGGCGCCCCTAGTAACACTAGAAGCATGGCGTCGACTCCCGGCTGAAGCCGAGCATGACCGTCATCTTATGAATCCCTCGTAGCGGCGCATCAGAAGCTGCGCCTCCAGTTGTCGCATAGTATCGAGGCCCACTCCCACAAGGATCAGAAGCGCGGTGCTACTCAGCCTCAGCGCCTGCACGTCAGTGAGCAGTGTCGCAAAGTACGGGATAATGGCCACGAAGCCCAGAAAGAGGGCTCCACCCCAGCTGACGCGGATGAGCGTACGTTGCAGGTACTCCTCCGTCGGCCGGCCGGG
Protein-coding sequences here:
- the map gene encoding type I methionyl aminopeptidase, encoding MESPEAARRPSIKSPRELEAMREAGQVVARMIAAITRAVEPGMTTQDLDDVAVQELQRHDAKPAFLGYLGFPATICTSVNEEIVHGIPGKRVLKEGDLVKCDVGAIVDGMHGDAAVTLPVGEVSGEALQLIEVTRESLNEAIAQVRAGARLGDIGEAVQKYAEVRGYGVVREYVGHGIGRRLHEEPQVPNYGVAGRGQMLRAGMAIAVEPMLNVGTWRTRTLEDGWTVVTADGRLSAHFEHTMAVGEDGAEVMTRLRD
- a CDS encoding adenylate kinase, coding for MLLVLLGAPGAGKGTQADILTDKKGLAHVSSGDLLRTHRQQKTELGQLAQSYMDRGDLVPDDLVIRMVLDKLSEETEGPGVVLDGFPRTAPQAEALDEALGGKGIDKVLHVVVPEDELVRRLSNRYICRGCSRPYTAEAVGTACESCGGELYQREDDMPEAVRNRLQVFSAQTYPLIDYYKGRGKLVEVNGLQDVDAVTTDVLQALEA